Proteins from one Polynucleobacter wuianus genomic window:
- the mfd gene encoding transcription-repair coupling factor, whose protein sequence is MSDALNLAPPIPAPRAGQRFTFTGLVGSADAALLAQSALRYRNDFSVMVVFCAQAQEAQRLVEEIPAFAPQLKVRLLPDWEILPYDHFSPHQDLVSERLATLYELLNGSCDIVLVPVTTALQRLGPPQFLSGHTFFFRQGDKLNESALRLQLQQAGYDPVSAVIRPGEYSIRGGLIDLFPMGSSLPYRLDLFGDEIEQIRSFDPDTQRSLYPVKEVRLLPGHEFPFNDEARTAFRGRWREVFEGDPTRCAIYKDANLGIPSAGIESYLPLFFEGQSNLFDYFPRSGDPVWLVNIGDAEEAIRGFWKDTVSRYEFLKHDLDRPILPPKELFLDVDEFFSTSKPYARLVLDNETNEAKQFLPVPDIAVHRRDADPISRLRKVVSQEKLRVLICSDSAGRKESIRQLLEESNAVAGQDGKPLYQLQPEGFEGIADFIKSAALFGLVTAPLFNGFLWEAENLLVLTEAELFTSTARQRRKSKGSESADPDMLFKDLSELKIGDPVVHTEHGIGRYQGLVLLNLAPPKEAPIFEEFLHLQYAGQATLYVPVQQLQMVTRYAGSDPDSAPLHQLGSGQWDKAKRKAAQQIRDTAAELLGLYAARAIRKGHAFEFSAHDYAAFAESFGFEETPDQANAIAAVIGDMTSGTPMDRLVCGDVGFGKTEVALRASFVAVMGGKQVAILAPTTLLAEQHVATWKDRFADWPVRIVELSRFKTTKEINAALEAIAKGEADIIIGTHKLLSKETQFANLGLVIVDEEHRFGVRQKDALKALRAEVDILTLTATPIPRTLGMAMEGLREFSIIATAPQKRLAIKTFVRREGDGVIREAVLREIKRGGQVYFLHNEVETIQNRKHALQELIPEARISVAHGQMHERELESVMREFVTQRTNILLCTTIIETGIDVPTANTIIMHRADKFGLAQLHQLRGRVGRSHHQAYAYLLVPDPEALSKQAQLRLNAIQAMEELGSGFYLAMHDLEIRGAGEVLGDKQSGEIHEIGFQLYTEMLNRAVKSLRSGKEPDLLSPLQATTDVNLGVPALLPEDYCPDVHERLSLYKRFAGCNDFSELMGLREELVDRFGDLPDQAKSFYETHRLRLEMASFGIKKIDATTAAIQIQFIPNPPIDPMKIIQLIQTSKHIQLNGQDKLKVLPQKDREFEKLEQRLDAIRQVLRRLNESAVLTIAKAD, encoded by the coding sequence CCGCACCAAGATTTAGTCTCAGAACGATTGGCTACGCTTTATGAATTGCTCAATGGAAGCTGCGATATTGTTTTGGTTCCAGTGACAACTGCTTTGCAACGATTAGGACCGCCGCAATTTTTATCCGGCCACACCTTTTTCTTTAGGCAAGGCGACAAACTTAATGAATCTGCACTAAGACTTCAGTTGCAACAAGCGGGATATGATCCCGTAAGCGCAGTAATACGTCCCGGTGAATACAGTATTCGCGGTGGACTCATTGATTTATTTCCAATGGGCTCAAGCCTTCCCTATCGCCTCGATTTATTCGGCGATGAGATTGAGCAAATTCGTTCTTTCGATCCGGATACCCAACGCAGTTTGTATCCAGTCAAAGAAGTTCGCTTGCTACCTGGACATGAGTTCCCTTTTAATGATGAAGCTCGCACTGCCTTTAGAGGTCGTTGGCGCGAAGTATTCGAGGGCGACCCAACAAGATGCGCAATCTACAAGGATGCCAACCTAGGTATTCCGAGTGCTGGTATTGAGTCCTACCTGCCATTGTTCTTTGAAGGGCAATCCAATTTATTTGATTACTTTCCTAGATCAGGCGATCCAGTCTGGTTAGTCAATATTGGCGATGCAGAAGAAGCGATTCGTGGTTTCTGGAAAGATACTGTATCGCGTTATGAGTTTCTTAAGCACGATTTAGATCGGCCCATTCTTCCGCCAAAAGAATTATTCCTCGATGTCGATGAATTCTTCAGCACATCTAAACCTTATGCGCGTCTTGTTTTGGATAACGAGACCAATGAAGCAAAGCAATTTCTGCCAGTACCGGATATTGCCGTTCATCGTCGAGATGCCGATCCAATTTCCCGTCTGCGTAAGGTAGTTTCTCAAGAGAAATTACGCGTTCTCATTTGTAGTGATAGTGCAGGTCGTAAAGAATCGATCCGCCAACTTCTTGAGGAAAGCAATGCTGTTGCAGGCCAAGATGGGAAGCCCTTGTATCAACTCCAACCTGAGGGCTTCGAAGGCATTGCTGATTTTATTAAGAGTGCTGCCTTATTTGGGCTGGTGACCGCCCCACTGTTTAATGGCTTCTTATGGGAAGCTGAAAACTTACTGGTTCTAACAGAGGCGGAACTATTCACCTCAACAGCTAGACAAAGGCGCAAAAGTAAGGGGTCTGAGAGTGCCGATCCAGACATGCTCTTTAAGGACTTGTCTGAACTCAAGATTGGTGACCCTGTAGTTCATACGGAGCATGGCATCGGTCGTTATCAAGGTTTAGTGCTCCTCAATCTAGCACCCCCTAAAGAAGCGCCTATTTTTGAAGAGTTCCTGCATTTGCAATATGCAGGACAAGCCACTCTTTATGTACCTGTGCAACAGTTACAAATGGTTACCCGTTATGCAGGTTCCGATCCAGATTCTGCGCCATTACATCAGCTTGGATCTGGTCAATGGGATAAGGCTAAGCGTAAAGCTGCGCAACAAATACGAGACACGGCTGCAGAGCTGTTAGGCCTTTACGCGGCTAGAGCCATTCGTAAGGGCCATGCATTTGAATTCTCGGCTCATGACTACGCGGCATTTGCAGAGAGCTTTGGCTTTGAAGAAACGCCCGATCAAGCCAATGCGATTGCAGCAGTTATCGGTGATATGACCAGCGGGACACCTATGGATCGATTGGTCTGTGGTGATGTTGGTTTTGGTAAGACTGAAGTTGCCCTACGCGCCAGCTTTGTGGCTGTCATGGGCGGAAAGCAAGTAGCCATTCTTGCACCAACCACTCTGCTTGCTGAACAGCATGTTGCAACCTGGAAGGATCGCTTTGCAGATTGGCCAGTGCGCATTGTCGAGCTATCACGCTTTAAAACTACCAAAGAAATTAATGCTGCTCTTGAGGCTATTGCTAAAGGTGAGGCCGACATCATCATCGGCACACATAAGCTGTTATCAAAAGAAACTCAATTTGCCAATTTAGGATTGGTCATCGTAGATGAAGAGCATCGCTTTGGGGTGCGCCAAAAGGATGCCCTAAAAGCCTTGCGTGCGGAGGTGGATATCTTGACCTTAACAGCCACCCCTATCCCGAGAACTCTGGGAATGGCAATGGAAGGCCTTCGCGAATTTTCTATCATTGCCACAGCACCACAAAAACGCCTAGCAATTAAAACTTTTGTTAGACGAGAAGGCGATGGCGTGATACGTGAAGCCGTCCTTCGTGAAATTAAGCGTGGTGGTCAGGTCTACTTTTTACATAATGAAGTTGAAACGATTCAAAATCGCAAACATGCCCTTCAAGAACTGATTCCTGAAGCTCGTATAAGCGTGGCACATGGTCAAATGCATGAGCGCGAACTCGAGTCTGTCATGCGGGAGTTCGTCACACAACGCACCAATATTCTCTTATGTACAACCATTATTGAAACCGGTATTGATGTGCCTACCGCAAACACCATCATCATGCATCGTGCTGATAAGTTTGGTTTGGCACAGTTGCATCAATTACGTGGTCGTGTTGGTCGCTCTCATCATCAAGCATATGCTTACCTCCTAGTGCCCGATCCTGAAGCATTAAGCAAACAAGCCCAATTGCGTTTGAATGCAATTCAGGCTATGGAAGAGTTGGGTTCTGGATTCTATTTAGCAATGCATGACCTTGAGATTCGTGGTGCTGGCGAAGTCTTGGGCGATAAGCAGTCTGGCGAGATTCATGAAATTGGCTTTCAGTTGTATACCGAAATGCTGAATCGCGCAGTTAAATCATTACGCAGCGGCAAAGAACCAGACCTGCTATCTCCATTACAGGCAACAACCGATGTCAATTTAGGGGTTCCCGCCCTGTTACCTGAAGATTATTGCCCTGATGTTCATGAGCGATTATCTCTATACAAGCGCTTTGCTGGATGCAATGATTTTTCCGAACTCATGGGTCTGCGTGAAGAATTGGTCGATCGTTTCGGTGATTTGCCAGACCAAGCGAAATCCTTTTATGAGACCCATCGCTTACGTTTAGAAATGGCTAGCTTTGGTATTAAGAAAATTGATGCTACTACAGCAGCCATTCAGATTCAATTTATACCGAATCCACCGATTGATCCGATGAAGATCATTCAATTAATTCAAACATCAAAACACATTCAATTAAATGGTCAGGATAAATTAAAGGTTCTGCCACAAAAAGACCGGGAGTTTGAGAAGCTAGAGCAACGTCTTGATGCCATTAGACAGGTTTTACGTCGTTTAAATGAGTCTGCAGTTCTAACTATCGCTAAAGCCGACTGA
- the serB gene encoding phosphoserine phosphatase SerB, translating to MQMYHKHLTIVALSREPIADKFIFELKDRALQFGATLHSLGGQLSNGTYQFERWSCNQDLDINQRESLRSIANGYRIDLCFLNPDLVPQDIRVLAIDMDSTLINIECIDEIADFTGKKSAVAQITEATMRGEIKDFKESLRKRVALLEGVHADALEAVYRERLRPNPGAIELLAGANDRGLYTLLVSGGFTFFTEKLRERLGFKQTQANTLEIIDGKLTGRVLGDIVDGAAKAAHLDEACRSLGYSKTNSITVGDGANDLIMMSGSGISVAYQAKPVVKEKADAAFDHVGLDAALLLIT from the coding sequence ATGCAAATGTATCATAAGCACCTAACTATAGTCGCCCTATCTCGAGAGCCCATTGCTGACAAGTTCATTTTTGAACTTAAAGATCGCGCTTTGCAGTTCGGTGCGACCTTGCATAGTCTTGGCGGTCAATTATCAAATGGCACCTATCAATTTGAGCGCTGGAGCTGCAATCAAGATCTTGATATAAACCAAAGAGAATCTCTTCGATCCATTGCCAATGGCTACAGAATAGATCTGTGTTTTCTAAATCCTGATCTTGTGCCACAAGATATTCGTGTTTTGGCTATAGATATGGACTCCACCTTAATCAATATTGAATGTATTGATGAGATTGCAGACTTCACGGGTAAAAAATCTGCAGTTGCACAGATTACCGAAGCCACGATGCGCGGCGAGATTAAAGATTTTAAGGAAAGTTTGCGTAAACGCGTTGCCCTGCTTGAGGGTGTTCATGCTGATGCATTAGAGGCGGTCTATCGTGAACGCTTGCGCCCCAATCCTGGGGCAATTGAGCTTTTGGCTGGTGCCAATGATCGTGGTCTCTACACCCTACTCGTCTCTGGTGGCTTTACCTTCTTTACAGAAAAGTTGCGCGAACGTTTGGGTTTTAAGCAGACCCAAGCTAACACTCTCGAAATCATAGACGGCAAGCTGACAGGTAGGGTTCTCGGAGACATTGTCGATGGGGCAGCTAAAGCAGCACACTTAGATGAAGCATGCCGTAGCCTAGGTTATTCAAAAACCAATTCAATCACTGTGGGCGATGGCGCTAATGATCTGATCATGATGAGTGGATCTGGCATCAGCGTTGCTTACCAAGCTAAACCCGTAGTCAAAGAAAAAGCCGACGCGGCTTTTGACCATGTCGGCTTAGATGCAGCCTTGCTACTAATTACTTAG
- a CDS encoding acetyl-CoA C-acyltransferase family protein: protein MSRDVVVLSAVRSAIGAFNGSLSSFEPSELGGIVMKEAVTRSGVDPALINYVTVGNTIPTDSRYAYVARVAAIQAGLPMESVAMALNRLCSSGLQAIVTTAQQIMLGDCDYGVGGGVEVMSRGMYGSPAMRSGARMGDTKMLDLMVAVLTDPFGVGHMGVTAENLVEKWKLTREEQDALAVESHRRAAHAIKEGRFKSQIVPITIKSRKGDIVFDTDEHCKPDTTMETLGKMKAVFKKEGGSVTAGNASGINDGAAFFVLADAETAKKAGHKPIARLVSYAVAGVPNHIMGEGPIPATKLALERAGLKLDQMDVIESNEAFAAQALAVTKGLGLDPAKTNVNGGAIALGHPIGCSGAAIATKAIHELQRVQGKYALVTMCIGGGQGIATIFERM, encoded by the coding sequence ATGAGTCGTGATGTTGTTGTCTTAAGTGCAGTACGTTCCGCAATTGGTGCTTTCAACGGCTCTTTGAGCAGTTTTGAGCCTTCTGAACTTGGCGGAATCGTCATGAAAGAAGCGGTTACTCGCTCAGGTGTAGACCCCGCATTAATTAATTACGTCACTGTTGGCAATACGATTCCAACGGATAGTCGTTACGCTTACGTTGCCCGTGTTGCAGCAATTCAAGCTGGCCTCCCAATGGAGTCTGTAGCGATGGCTTTGAACCGTCTTTGTAGCTCCGGCTTGCAAGCGATTGTGACAACGGCCCAGCAAATTATGTTGGGTGACTGTGACTATGGTGTTGGCGGCGGCGTAGAGGTGATGTCTCGCGGTATGTACGGTTCACCAGCAATGCGTAGTGGTGCTCGTATGGGCGACACGAAGATGCTCGATTTGATGGTAGCTGTGTTGACCGATCCATTTGGTGTTGGTCATATGGGCGTCACTGCAGAGAACCTCGTTGAAAAATGGAAGCTGACTCGTGAAGAGCAAGATGCCTTAGCTGTGGAATCTCACCGTCGTGCAGCGCATGCCATTAAGGAAGGTCGCTTTAAATCACAAATCGTGCCCATCACCATTAAGTCTCGCAAGGGCGATATCGTGTTTGATACTGATGAGCATTGCAAGCCTGACACCACAATGGAAACCTTGGGCAAGATGAAGGCTGTATTCAAAAAAGAGGGCGGCTCAGTAACGGCTGGTAATGCTTCTGGTATTAATGATGGCGCTGCATTCTTTGTATTGGCTGATGCTGAAACAGCGAAGAAGGCTGGTCATAAGCCAATTGCACGTCTAGTTTCTTATGCGGTGGCTGGCGTTCCTAACCACATCATGGGTGAAGGCCCAATTCCTGCAACCAAACTTGCTCTAGAGCGTGCCGGTTTGAAATTGGATCAGATGGATGTGATTGAATCGAATGAAGCGTTCGCGGCACAGGCTTTAGCGGTAACAAAAGGCTTGGGTTTAGATCCTGCGAAAACTAACGTTAACGGTGGTGCGATTGCATTGGGTCACCCAATTGGTTGCTCAGGTGCAGCGATCGCCACTAAAGCGATTCATGAGTTACAGCGTGTTCAGGGCAAATATGCTTTGGTCACAATGTGCATTGGTGGTGGTCAAGGTATCGCGACAATCTTCGAACGCATGTAA
- the rimO gene encoding 30S ribosomal protein S12 methylthiotransferase RimO, translated as MAGKIGFVSLGCPKAFVDSELILTQLSAEGYETAKDYSGADLVVVNTCGFIDSAVEESLSAIGEALAENGKVIVTGCLGARKNADGSDLIQSVHPKVLAVTGPHATEEVMQAIHLHLPKPHDPFTDLVPPAGVKLTPKHYAYLKISEGCNHRCTFCIIPNLRGDLVSRPIGEVLLEAKRLFESGVKELLVVSQDTSAYGVDIQYRTGFWDGKPVKTRMFDLVNALNQIAREHQAWVRLHYVYPYPHVDDILPLMAQFSEHGYGVLPYLDIPLQHAHPDVLKRMKRPASGEKNLERILAWRQACPDLVIRSTFIAGFPGETEEEFDYLLNFLDEAQIDRAGCFAYSPVDGALANQLDNPVPDQVREDRRVRFMAKAEEISIKRLAKKVGKRIQVIIDRVDESGGIGRSIGDAPEIDGLVRVLPPSKPSKRYRAGEIIRATVISSQGHDLIAET; from the coding sequence GTGGCGGGAAAAATTGGTTTTGTGTCCTTGGGATGTCCCAAGGCATTTGTTGATTCTGAACTGATCCTCACGCAGCTGAGCGCTGAGGGATATGAGACTGCTAAAGATTATTCGGGCGCAGATCTTGTCGTAGTAAACACCTGTGGTTTTATTGATTCAGCGGTAGAGGAAAGTCTCTCTGCTATTGGTGAAGCACTTGCTGAAAATGGCAAAGTGATTGTGACAGGCTGTTTGGGCGCTCGCAAGAATGCGGATGGTAGTGATCTGATTCAGAGTGTTCACCCTAAGGTACTTGCCGTTACTGGCCCACACGCCACCGAGGAGGTAATGCAAGCCATTCACTTGCACCTGCCTAAACCGCATGATCCATTCACGGATTTGGTGCCGCCTGCTGGTGTGAAACTTACACCCAAGCATTACGCATACCTCAAAATTTCTGAAGGCTGCAACCACCGTTGTACTTTCTGCATCATTCCCAATTTGCGCGGTGATCTAGTATCACGTCCTATCGGTGAAGTGCTGTTAGAGGCTAAGCGCCTCTTTGAATCTGGCGTAAAAGAATTGCTAGTAGTCTCGCAAGACACCAGTGCTTATGGTGTCGATATTCAATATCGCACGGGCTTTTGGGATGGTAAGCCTGTCAAAACTAGAATGTTTGATTTGGTAAATGCCTTAAATCAAATTGCACGTGAACATCAAGCATGGGTAAGGCTCCATTACGTTTATCCTTATCCCCATGTTGATGACATCCTGCCGTTGATGGCCCAGTTCTCTGAGCATGGCTACGGCGTCTTGCCGTATTTGGATATCCCATTACAGCATGCACATCCAGATGTTTTGAAAAGAATGAAGCGTCCGGCAAGCGGTGAGAAAAATTTAGAGCGTATCTTAGCTTGGCGCCAGGCATGTCCTGATTTAGTGATTCGTAGCACCTTCATTGCTGGATTTCCGGGTGAGACTGAGGAGGAGTTTGACTATCTACTCAACTTCTTGGACGAAGCTCAAATTGATCGCGCGGGATGTTTTGCATACTCTCCAGTCGATGGTGCACTTGCCAATCAACTCGATAATCCGGTACCCGATCAAGTACGAGAAGATCGTAGAGTCAGGTTTATGGCCAAGGCTGAAGAAATTTCTATTAAGCGCTTGGCTAAAAAAGTGGGTAAGCGTATTCAGGTCATCATCGATCGCGTTGATGAATCGGGTGGAATCGGTCGAAGTATCGGTGATGCCCCAGAAATTGATGGTTTAGTGCGGGTTTTACCGCCCAGCAAGCCCTCTAAACGCTATCGGGCAGGCGAAATCATCCGCGCAACGGTTATTAGCTCCCAAGGGCATGACCTAATAGCCGAAACTTGA
- the phaR gene encoding polyhydroxyalkanoate synthesis repressor PhaR, protein MATRTKRAGEDRLIKKYPNRRLYDTQTSTYVTLADIKGLVMTNESFKVVDAKTDEDLTRNILLQIILEEEAGGAPVFSTQMLSQIIRFYGNSMQGLMGNYLEKTMQSFVDIHNKLGDQTKGLGAGSTPEAWSQMLNLQNPLMQGLMGNYMEQSKDLFVKMQEHMQSSHNMFGSFPFTPQPSKTEKE, encoded by the coding sequence ATGGCTACCCGTACCAAAAGAGCTGGTGAAGATCGGCTGATTAAGAAGTACCCCAATCGTCGTCTTTACGATACCCAGACCAGTACATATGTCACATTAGCGGACATCAAGGGTTTGGTCATGACCAATGAGAGCTTTAAGGTAGTCGATGCCAAAACAGATGAAGATCTGACACGCAATATCTTGCTACAAATCATCTTGGAAGAAGAGGCTGGTGGCGCACCTGTGTTCTCAACCCAAATGCTTTCCCAAATCATTCGCTTTTATGGAAACTCCATGCAGGGCTTGATGGGTAATTATCTTGAGAAGACTATGCAGTCTTTCGTTGATATTCACAATAAGCTGGGTGATCAGACTAAGGGCTTAGGTGCTGGCAGCACGCCTGAAGCTTGGTCACAAATGTTGAACCTTCAGAACCCGCTAATGCAGGGTTTGATGGGCAACTATATGGAACAAAGCAAAGATCTATTTGTCAAAATGCAAGAGCACATGCAAAGCTCGCACAATATGTTCGGAAGCTTTCCGTTTACCCCGCAGCCTAGTAAAACTGAAAAAGAATAG
- a CDS encoding 3-ketoacyl-ACP reductase, which produces MSQKVAYVTGGMGGIGTAICQRLAKDGFKVIAGCGPNSPRKDRWLGEQKALGYDFIASEGNVSDWDSTVAAFEKVKAEVGRVDVLVNNAGITRDSVFRKMTPDAWKAVIDTNLNSLFNVTKQVIDGMVDNNWGRIINISSVNGQKGQFGQCNYSTAKAGLHGFTMALAQEVATKGVTVNTVSPGYIGTDMVKAIREDVLEKIVSGIPVKRLGTPDEIASICCWIASDDGGYATGADFSLNGGIHTG; this is translated from the coding sequence ATGTCTCAGAAAGTCGCATATGTAACTGGTGGTATGGGTGGAATTGGTACTGCTATTTGCCAACGTTTGGCAAAAGATGGATTTAAAGTAATCGCGGGCTGTGGCCCTAATTCACCACGCAAAGACCGCTGGCTTGGTGAGCAAAAGGCGCTTGGTTATGACTTCATTGCCTCTGAAGGTAACGTATCTGACTGGGATAGCACTGTTGCAGCTTTTGAGAAGGTTAAAGCCGAAGTGGGTCGGGTAGACGTATTGGTAAATAATGCGGGCATTACCCGTGACAGCGTTTTCCGCAAGATGACTCCTGATGCATGGAAAGCAGTTATTGATACCAATCTAAATTCCTTGTTTAATGTGACCAAGCAGGTTATCGACGGTATGGTTGATAACAACTGGGGGAGAATTATCAATATTTCTTCCGTGAACGGTCAAAAGGGCCAGTTTGGTCAATGCAACTATTCCACTGCAAAAGCTGGTTTGCATGGTTTCACTATGGCTTTAGCACAAGAGGTTGCTACTAAGGGTGTGACAGTGAACACTGTTTCCCCTGGTTATATCGGTACCGATATGGTCAAGGCAATTCGTGAAGATGTTTTGGAGAAGATTGTTTCGGGTATTCCAGTCAAGCGCTTGGGTACGCCTGATGAGATCGCATCCATTTGCTGCTGGATTGCATCTGATGATGGTGGATATGCTACTGGAGCGGATTTCTCCCTGAATGGCGGTATCCATACTGGCTAA
- the phaC gene encoding class I poly(R)-hydroxyalkanoic acid synthase, whose amino-acid sequence MFAGMNTGATPSLAPHHMALIPQERLAEIQKEYFTELAHIATNPEAIEVKDRRFSGKAWHSSWSKVIAATYLLNSKHLLSLAKAVETDEKTRQKILFTTEQMIDALSPSNFIATNPEVLENIISTQGQSIQKGIVNLLSDMKKGKVSITDESAFEVGKNIATTEGHVVFRNELFELIQYTPLTETVFKRPYLMVPPCINKYYILDLQPDNSVVRHMVSQGHTVFLVSWKNPDASMAEVSWEDYVGKGVIKAIEVVQDIGESEQINILGFCVGGTLTTSALAVLAARDQHPAASLTLFTTLLDFTNTGILDVFIDEGMVELRENTIGGKGGKYGMMSGLDLGNTFSFLRPNDLVWNYVVENYLKGNSPPPFDLLYWNGDSTNLPGNMYCWYLRHTYLQNDLIKPGKVTICGEKIDLSKIQCPAYLYASQEDHIVPWQSAYESTHILKGKNRFVLGASGHIAGVINPPAKNKRYYFENNKIEPTAEAWLEGAKQIPGSWWPNYTKWLEQFGGEKKPASTTFGNAKHKKMEAAPGIYVKEKAA is encoded by the coding sequence ATGTTTGCAGGTATGAATACTGGTGCAACGCCATCTTTGGCACCGCACCATATGGCACTAATTCCACAAGAGCGCTTAGCTGAAATTCAAAAAGAATATTTCACTGAGTTAGCTCATATTGCTACCAATCCAGAGGCAATTGAAGTTAAGGATCGCCGCTTCTCAGGCAAGGCTTGGCATTCCTCATGGAGTAAGGTGATTGCTGCAACTTATTTGCTTAATTCAAAGCATTTGTTATCTCTAGCTAAAGCTGTCGAGACTGATGAGAAGACCCGTCAGAAGATTTTATTTACTACAGAGCAAATGATTGATGCTTTGTCGCCATCTAATTTCATAGCAACAAACCCAGAGGTTCTTGAGAACATCATTAGTACTCAAGGGCAGTCCATTCAAAAAGGGATTGTGAACCTGCTTAGTGATATGAAAAAGGGCAAAGTTTCGATTACCGACGAAAGCGCTTTTGAGGTTGGCAAAAACATTGCCACTACCGAAGGTCATGTGGTGTTTCGTAATGAACTCTTTGAATTGATTCAGTACACCCCGCTAACAGAAACTGTATTTAAGCGCCCTTATTTGATGGTGCCTCCATGTATTAACAAATACTACATCTTGGACTTGCAGCCTGATAACTCGGTTGTGAGACATATGGTTTCCCAAGGTCATACGGTATTTTTGGTCTCTTGGAAAAATCCTGATGCATCAATGGCAGAAGTTAGCTGGGAAGACTATGTAGGCAAGGGCGTTATTAAAGCTATTGAAGTGGTGCAAGACATTGGCGAATCCGAGCAGATCAATATTTTGGGATTCTGTGTTGGCGGAACTCTAACTACTTCAGCTTTAGCAGTCTTGGCAGCACGTGATCAGCACCCTGCTGCAAGCTTGACGCTATTTACTACTTTGCTCGATTTCACCAATACTGGCATCTTAGATGTGTTTATCGACGAAGGTATGGTTGAACTTCGTGAGAATACTATCGGCGGTAAGGGTGGTAAATACGGCATGATGTCTGGTCTTGATTTGGGCAATACTTTCTCATTCTTGCGCCCTAATGATTTGGTGTGGAATTATGTTGTTGAGAATTACTTGAAAGGAAATTCTCCGCCACCATTTGATCTCTTATATTGGAATGGCGACTCAACGAACCTGCCAGGCAATATGTATTGCTGGTATCTACGCCATACTTATTTGCAAAATGATTTGATTAAGCCTGGCAAAGTCACTATCTGCGGCGAAAAGATTGATCTGAGCAAAATTCAATGTCCTGCCTATTTGTATGCATCGCAAGAGGACCATATTGTTCCATGGCAATCTGCTTATGAATCGACCCATATTCTCAAAGGCAAGAACCGCTTTGTCTTAGGTGCATCAGGCCATATAGCCGGAGTCATTAATCCACCTGCCAAGAACAAGCGTTATTACTTTGAGAACAATAAAATTGAGCCAACTGCCGAGGCATGGTTAGAGGGCGCCAAACAAATTCCTGGAAGTTGGTGGCCTAACTACACGAAATGGTTAGAGCAATTTGGCGGCGAGAAAAAACCAGCAAGCACTACTTTTGGTAATGCTAAGCACAAAAAGATGGAAGCTGCTCCAGGTATTTACGTTAAAGAAAAAGCAGCTTAA
- the pgeF gene encoding peptidoglycan editing factor PgeF: MTKLDMAVLTAQWDAPLSIRTRVTTRNGGVSMTPYSSLNLGDHVGDLPENVFTNRAIIRKALPNEPIWLKQVHGTQVSTPSNRLIEADAIVSNVANEVLAIMTADCLPVLFTNTSGTEVGAAHAGWRGLCAGVLENTVKEMRNLHLHGSENILAWLGPAIGPEVFEVGQDVVDAFDDFGVNYPQEAFTPIAQKPGKYLANIYMLARSRLQAAGVGQIYGGQFCTVSQSDQFFSYRRDGVTGRFVSLIWIADGN; the protein is encoded by the coding sequence ATGACTAAATTGGATATGGCTGTCCTTACTGCGCAGTGGGATGCGCCACTTTCCATCCGTACGCGCGTTACCACTAGAAATGGTGGCGTAAGCATGACACCATATTCATCCCTGAATTTGGGTGATCATGTTGGAGATCTTCCGGAAAATGTCTTCACCAATAGAGCGATCATCAGAAAAGCCTTGCCTAATGAGCCCATTTGGTTAAAACAAGTCCATGGTACTCAAGTCAGCACACCTAGCAATCGCTTAATCGAAGCGGACGCAATTGTGAGCAATGTTGCAAATGAAGTCCTGGCGATTATGACAGCTGACTGTTTACCTGTGTTATTCACCAATACATCTGGGACGGAAGTGGGCGCTGCTCATGCAGGTTGGCGGGGTTTATGTGCAGGCGTTCTTGAAAATACTGTGAAAGAGATGCGCAATTTACATCTACATGGTTCAGAAAATATCCTAGCTTGGCTTGGCCCTGCGATAGGTCCTGAAGTATTTGAGGTTGGTCAGGATGTGGTGGACGCGTTTGATGACTTTGGGGTGAATTACCCCCAAGAAGCCTTCACCCCTATTGCTCAAAAGCCTGGGAAGTATCTGGCTAATATCTATATGCTAGCGCGCAGCAGACTACAAGCTGCTGGTGTTGGGCAAATTTACGGTGGCCAATTTTGTACCGTAAGCCAGTCTGATCAGTTTTTCTCCTACCGGCGCGATGGCGTTACTGGAAGGTTTGTTAGTCTTATTTGGATAGCTGATGGCAATTAA